GCCGCGTGGCGCGCATCGACCGGACCGCACTCCCCGTCGCCCGGCTCGGCGATCGCCGTGGCGACGCGCACCAATGATCTGCTTCCTCCGACGCGAGGACGTCCTCATCACCGATGACCGCCGGAATGTGCGCCCGGTCGAGCACACGCGGGAGTCGCGCGCCGCGGCATTGGTACGCATGAGGACGGCGATCTTTCCGTAGGCCACGCCGGCGCCGGCGCAGCTGCACGGTCTCGTGCGCGACTTCCTCGAGGATGATGGTGCGCCCTTCTCCTTCGACGCAAAGCCCTTGCTGCCACCGTGAAGCCCGTCGACCCCACCACCACTCCAGCGCCGCGCCCCCATCGGTCGCCATCGTCCCGGGCGCGGTGGGCGTGGTCGCCGCCGACACGCGGGGAAAGTCGATCTCCCCCTCGCTCACCCGAAACGGCGTCGGCTGGCGCGTGAAGAGCGCCTCGACCGCGCGCACGTAGGCGTCGCTGCTGCGGAAGTTCTGGATCAGGGTGAAGCGACGGTCAGATTCGCTAATACCGCCCGGAGATAAGCGCGAATGTCGACTCCGCGAAAGCGATAGATCGACTGCTTGGGATCGCCGATCGGAAAGAGCGGACGGCCAGCGAAGGCGTTGGAGAGATCGGGTACTACGTGCGATCCGTCACGGAACTCGTCGATGAGGGGGCGGCGCCGAAGCGCGAGCGAATGCGCTGGGCGAGCGGCCCCTCGCCTCCTTCTTCCTCGAGGACGCGCTTCACCGTGCGCAGGAGATCGTCGAAGCCTCGCAGGTAAGCGCCATCGCTTTTCCCGC
This region of Gemmatimonadota bacterium genomic DNA includes:
- a CDS encoding UvrD-helicase domain-containing protein, which produces MVHESFEREKRWRLPARLRRSPAHGEARPRGRRRRGAARPAHSLALRRRPLIDEFRDGSHVVPDLSNAFAGRPLFPIGDPKQSIYRFRGVDIRAYLRAVLANLTVASP